The genomic region ATATAATAGAAGTATACCACCCGAATCAATCGGTTGCATTATTCATCACAAAAGCTATCTATGATATCTTATTATGACATATTAGAAATACCTGAAAACGCTACCAAAAAAGAAATTAAAGCTGCTTATAAACGGATGGCTAAAAAGTATCATCCAGATAAAAACCAAGAAAATGATAAAGCCTCGGAAGTTTTCAAATTGGTTGTAAATGCCTATGAAAATTTGATGAATGACTATCAAAGAGAATTATATGATAATTGGTTGAAATATCAGCAAGAAATACAAACAAGTTCAACAGAAGAAGAATTTGAAGAGGAAGATACTGAGCCAATTATAAGTACTGTACAACAGCAAAAAGAAGAGGATAAAGAGATTTTAAAATGGGCTTCAGTTGGAGCTGCCGTCTTTTTTGTGATTGTATTGTCATCAATATTCGCCAATCAGTATATAAAACATAAAAACATTCAAGAACAATTAGAAAGTGAACAAAAAGCAATTTCTACAGTATTAAACTATACTGAAAAAGGGCAGTATGGTAAAGCATTGATCGCTGCTAGAAACATTGAAAATACATTACAAATCTTATCTGATAGGGGAGATATCCTTTACGATAGTTTAATGCAAGAGGTTGATGATGCATCACTCTACTTTTTTCAAAACAAAGAATACTATCAAGTCATTCGACTATTGGAAGAAGTAGAAAAGGAAATAGGGAAAGGGATGCCTCAAGAACTTTATTGGCGTTTAGCGGTCTCTCAATTTAATACTCAGAAATACGAAAAATCTATTTATACGTTTAATAAGTTAATAGAGAAAAATAAGTTTGATTTTAAGGCACATATGGGTTTGGCAGAAGTGTATTCCACAGGTTTAAATGAACCAGAAAATGCCATTAATGTATTATCTGGTGCGGCTTTATTGACAAATGATTATTACAAGGATACTTACGGAGGAGCTTATGCTGTTGTTTTGGAAGCGAAAGATGTTCCTGAAGATCACTTTAGTATATATATCTTAAGAGCAAGACTATTAAGAACATTAGGTAGACATGAAGAGGTAGTAAGAGATTGTAGGTGGGCAAGTAGACTGAGACCTGAGGATTATAGGGCCTACTATATGTTGGGGGAAAGCTTGTTGGCCTTGGGTAGAAATGGAGAAGCATGTAGTGCATTTGAAGATGCTTCCAATTTAGGGCATATGGCTTCCAGTATCCGAAAGGACGAAATTTGTATGAAATAAAAAAACCTTTGCATGTTGAAACATACAAAGGTTTATCATGAGTTTTACTCACTTATGTATTCCTTATTTCTAGTTAGGGAATAACTTGGTGCGGATGTCCTCAATTCTCATTAGTAATTCAGAATCCGGCTTAGGATATTCATTTTCTAGCTGAACAGGCTCTGCACTTCTGCTCGGTCCATAGATACGCTTACTGTTTAAGTTAACGCCTGGGTTAGGAGCATGGTTATGCTGACCGAAACACGAAGTTAAAGTCGCTAAAAGAGCAAGAACGCTACTATAAATAAAAAACTTTTTCATAAAACTTGATAGTGTTTGTTTGACTTAATGCGCATAGTCAAAGGCAAAATTAAGTATTCAAAGTAGAATCACAAGGTTTAACCCGATAAAAATCATACTCTTTAATTGAGATAGCTTATTTAATAGTCAAAGTACTTTGTTAAATAAAAAAATGTTGTGAATAGCATGAAATTTCACAGTCTGATATTCACTAATTCTTTATTCTGATGCATGAAATTTTTAACTGAAAAAAGATAAATGCACGTTATTTGCTTAAATTTATATGATTTATTGAAGATGTTGAAAGGTAGAAATTTAGATTTCTGATAAATATGATCTAAATTCTGTGTTTCAAATATATTTGACACTATCTTTAAGATAATGTAGAGATCCTTTGACAAAAGTTTTGACATGAACAAAAAGCCAAATCTAGCTGCAATAGAAATATACTCTGAAAAAGTTGCTGATGCTATATGCGACGATTTCTTTTCTGAAAATGATTATATAACTGGAATTCAAATCACAAAGCTTACAGAGATTGAAAGTGTAAATCTGTTTGTTTTAAAGAGAATATTTGAAAACTGGCAAAAAGAAGCGATCAGAATTCAAAGTCCTTATTTTGATTATTCTTCCGAGGCAGTTCGTTCATCGTTATCACATTTAATGAATGCACTGTCAAAGAACATTCATATCTCAAAAATTCATTTTCTTCCATTACTTCAGAAAGCAGTTAGAGATGTTTTAATTCTTACTTTCTCTCCTGATATATTTTTTGAAGAGTTTTTTGGTGTTCAAGGGATGAAAATTCCTTTGAAAAATTACTTGATTCCGATGTTTGGGTATATCAAGATTCATCCAAAACTTACAAAGGAAGTACAAGATGCAATAGAAGAAGAGGCAGGGATCAATATCAAAAGAACTGAAGCAATTAATATTGCTAATAATATTATTCGTAAACATCCAGAACTACAAGATAGCCCTAAAGAAATTGTGGCATCATTTAATGAAATTGTTCCTGTAGGTCTGTTTGAGTTACACCCTTCATACTTAGATGAAGCTCCTTCTGAGGATTTAATCGCAGAAACTAAATCTGAGATTGAAGAGACTCCTAAAGTG from Flammeovirga agarivorans harbors:
- a CDS encoding J domain-containing protein, whose product is MISYYDILEIPENATKKEIKAAYKRMAKKYHPDKNQENDKASEVFKLVVNAYENLMNDYQRELYDNWLKYQQEIQTSSTEEEFEEEDTEPIISTVQQQKEEDKEILKWASVGAAVFFVIVLSSIFANQYIKHKNIQEQLESEQKAISTVLNYTEKGQYGKALIAARNIENTLQILSDRGDILYDSLMQEVDDASLYFFQNKEYYQVIRLLEEVEKEIGKGMPQELYWRLAVSQFNTQKYEKSIYTFNKLIEKNKFDFKAHMGLAEVYSTGLNEPENAINVLSGAALLTNDYYKDTYGGAYAVVLEAKDVPEDHFSIYILRARLLRTLGRHEEVVRDCRWASRLRPEDYRAYYMLGESLLALGRNGEACSAFEDASNLGHMASSIRKDEICMK